From a single Candidatus Poribacteria bacterium genomic region:
- a CDS encoding RNA polymerase sigma factor, which yields MIESSGRQRGATHADQAKRERRANSTRARFRSKSGWNAQRPRRVQTRVRRAPCNIGTTVATPRSVCVSDLGGSDQLERANMDCLSDVSDEELMMRTRSGDVVAFEELVNRHRVRLALYIANVLGNKETAEDLAQETFIRAYRARKRYVPRARWTTWVRKIAQNLSRDERRRRAHDAFTSLDEPRSSAYDASPLRDTIADSRVSPADDLLCRNETLEAVRRSLTHLSPKHAEVLRLRVYHDMNYQEIATHLGVSLGTVKSRIHYAVEQLRDILDGTVGAADADAVIFAASNRHSDGPIQRLQPDSTFDRML from the coding sequence ATGATCGAATCGTCGGGTCGGCAACGCGGCGCGACCCATGCTGACCAAGCCAAGCGGGAAAGGCGAGCAAACTCAACGAGGGCGCGGTTCCGCAGCAAATCGGGATGGAACGCACAGCGTCCGCGACGGGTTCAGACGCGCGTCCGCAGAGCGCCATGTAACATTGGCACAACAGTTGCTACGCCAAGATCGGTGTGCGTATCGGACCTCGGTGGCTCTGACCAACTGGAACGAGCGAACATGGATTGCTTGAGCGATGTCAGCGACGAAGAGCTGATGATGCGGACCCGCAGCGGCGATGTCGTTGCGTTCGAGGAGCTCGTCAACCGGCATCGAGTACGACTCGCCCTCTACATCGCCAACGTTCTCGGAAACAAGGAAACGGCAGAGGACCTGGCGCAGGAGACCTTCATCCGAGCCTATCGAGCGCGGAAGCGCTACGTCCCGCGCGCTCGCTGGACCACCTGGGTGCGCAAGATCGCCCAGAACCTGTCCCGCGACGAGCGACGCCGTCGCGCGCACGATGCGTTCACGTCCCTGGACGAGCCGAGATCGTCGGCGTACGATGCCTCGCCGCTACGCGACACCATCGCCGACAGCCGCGTCAGCCCAGCGGACGATCTGCTCTGCCGCAACGAGACCCTCGAAGCCGTTCGGCGGAGTCTCACGCATCTATCGCCCAAGCACGCCGAGGTGTTGCGCCTTCGCGTCTACCACGACATGAACTACCAAGAGATCGCCACCCACCTGGGCGTGTCGCTGGGAACCGTGAAGTCGCGGATCCACTACGCCGTCGAACAACTGCGCGACATCCTGGACGGAACCGTCGGCGCCGCCGATGCCGACGCCGTGATCTTCGCCGCATCGAACCGTCACAGCGACGGTCCTATCCAACGCCTCCAACCCGACTCCACTTTCGACCGTATGCTCTAG